The genomic segment AGGAACCCAGGCCATCGGCTCGGCGCTCTGCTAAAACGCGAACGCTCCCTGGAGGTTCCATGCGCCGCTGGTCCCTGGCCCTGCTCGTCACCCTTGCCGCTCCCGCCTTTGCCCAGGCTCCCACGCCTGCCGCCGAGCCCGCGCAGACCCCGCCCGCCGCGCCAGCGCCCGAGCCCCAGGCTGCCCCTCCGGCGCCGACGCCCACTCCGGAGCCCAAGGCGGCCGCCCCCGCCCCCACCCCCGAGCCCAAGGCAGCGGCCCATGCCCCTACCCCAGAGCCCAAGGCCACGCCGCCCGCGCCAGCAGCTCCGGCTCCGGCGGCCAAGGCCACCCCGACGCCCGCTCCCGCTCCCGCAGCGGCGGCGCCCGCTCCAGCGGCCAAGGCAGCCCCCGTGCCGGCGCCCGTGGCCGCCGAGGAGGACGACTCGAAGCTCAACGCCGAGGAGTACCTGCGCAAGCTGGTGCGCCGGGAAGCCCGCTACATCTTCGAGAACCTGCTGGCGGGGGACGCGCGGGGCGCCTCGAACGAGCTGATCTACCCCTTCCAGCTCGAGGACAAGAAGTTCAACACCCCCGACGAGCTGGTGGCCGCCTGGGTGAAGGAGCTCCGGCAGAAGCGCACGGACCTCATCACCCTCTACGACATCGAGGTCCTCTCCCTGGCGGAGATGGAGAAGAAGTACGGCAAGTCCCCGGCGCGGCTGGGGCTCGGCAACCTGAAGGATCCCAACATCTACGCCGCGGTGGGCAACCTCTCTGGGAAGGCGGCGGTGCTGCTCTTCCGCGCCCCCCAGGGGACCACCCAGCCGCAGGCCTTCGCCTACACGGACTGAGGCGACGTCAGCTCAGCGCGGCGATGAGCTCGCCGATCCGCGCCAGGCCCTTCTGAATCACCTCGCGCGAGGTGACGAAGCTCATGCGCAGGTAGCCCTCGGCGCCGAACGGCGCGCCGGGCATGACGGCCACCCGGAAATCCTCCAGGAGGATGTCCGAGAGCCGCTGGGAGCTGCCCACCTTCTGGCCCTTGTAGGAGCGCTCCAGCAGGGCCTTCACGTTGGGGAACACGTAGAAGGCCCCGTCCGGGTAGCGGCAGCTCACGCCCTGCAGCGCGTTCAGCCCCGAGACGATCAGCTCCCGGCGCGCGCGGTACTCCGTCACCATGGTGGTGATGGTGTCGGTGGGGCCCTTGAGCGCCGCCACCGCCCCCTTCTGCACCATGGAGGTGGGGTTGGAGGTGGACTGGTCCTGGATCATGTTCATGCCGGCGATGAGCGGCTTGGGCCCGGCCGCGTACCCCAGGCGCCAGCCCGTCATGGAGTACGACTTGCTCATGCCATTGACGACCACCAGCCGGGGCACCAGGTCGGGCGCCACGTTGCCGATGTTGAGGAACTCGCCCTCGTACATCAGCTTCTCGTAGATGTCGTCGCTGACGATGAGGCAGTCATGGCCACGCACCGCCGCGGCGATACCCTCGAGCACGGCGCGCGAGAGCACGGCGCCGCTGGGGTTGCTGGGGCTGTTGATGATGACGGCGCGGGTGCGCGGGGTGAGCGCGCGGCGGATGGCCTCGGGGTCCGGCGCGAAGCCGTCCTCCTCGCGCGTCTCGATGATGACGGGCTTGCCGCCGGCCAGCAGCACCATGTCCGGGTAGCTGACCCAGTACGGGGCGAGGATGATGACCTCGTCTCCCTCGTTCAGCAGCGCCTGGAAGAGGTTGTAGAGCGAGTGCTTGGCGCCCACGGACACCAGCACCTGATCGGGCGCGTAGGTGAGCTGGTTGTCGCGCTGGAGCTTGGCGCAGATGGCCTCGCGCAGCTCGGGAATGCCGGCGGTGGGGGTGTACTTGGTGAAGCCCGCGCGGAGGC from the Hyalangium ruber genome contains:
- a CDS encoding pyridoxal phosphate-dependent aminotransferase, with the protein product MQLAQRLKAIKPSPTLALNARAKALAAKGVDIAGFAAGEPDFDTPEFIKEAAIDCLRAGFTKYTPTAGIPELREAICAKLQRDNQLTYAPDQVLVSVGAKHSLYNLFQALLNEGDEVIILAPYWVSYPDMVLLAGGKPVIIETREEDGFAPDPEAIRRALTPRTRAVIINSPSNPSGAVLSRAVLEGIAAAVRGHDCLIVSDDIYEKLMYEGEFLNIGNVAPDLVPRLVVVNGMSKSYSMTGWRLGYAAGPKPLIAGMNMIQDQSTSNPTSMVQKGAVAALKGPTDTITTMVTEYRARRELIVSGLNALQGVSCRYPDGAFYVFPNVKALLERSYKGQKVGSSQRLSDILLEDFRVAVMPGAPFGAEGYLRMSFVTSREVIQKGLARIGELIAALS